The sequence GCCCGTGTCGGTGATTCCGTATCCCATTGATCTCGCCGCGTACGCGCCGATGGAGCAGGGTGAGGCGCGCGCGCGGCTTGGACTGCCGGCCGACGTGCCGATCATCCTGTTTGGCGCGATTGGCGGCCTGGCCGACCGGCGCAAGGGCGGCGATGTGCTGCTCGACGCGCTGACGCGCCTGCGGCGCGAGGCGCGCATTGGCGGCGGCGATTTCCATCTCGTGGTCTTCGGGCAGGACCAGCCGACGGACGCGCCGCGCGTGGAGTTTCCGGTGCACTACGCGGGGGCGCTGCGCGACGACGCATCGCTTCGCCTGCACTATGCGGCGGCCGACGTGATGGTCGTGCCGTCGCGCCAGGAGGCGCTGGGGCAGACGGCCTGCGAAGCGATGGCGTGCGGGACTCCCGTGGTGGCGTCGCGCGTGGGCGGGCTGTCCGAGGTCGTCGCGCATTGCGAGACTGGCTATCTTGCGGGGCCGCAGGATGCCGGCGCGCTGGCCACGGGGATCGAGTGGGTGCTGTCGGACCGGGCGCGGCGCGCGGCGCTGGGCGCTTCGGCACGAGCAGCGGCGGAGCGGCGCTGGCAGCCCGAGCGGGTGGCCCGGCTGTACGCGGATGTGTATCACGAGGTGCGGCGATCCATCGGCTCGTGAGCCGGTCTCGCCGCCGCGATGGACTCAGACTGAGGATGGCGCATCGGAATGGCTGATTTCTACCAGGTGCTCGGCGTTGATCGCGGCGCGAGCGACGACGACATCAAGCAGGCGTATCGCAAGCTCGCGATGAAGCATCATCCCGACCGGAACGGCGGCTCCAAGGACGCGGAGGAGACGTTCAAGGCCGTGACGGAGGCGTACGACGTGCTCAAGGACCCGCAGAAGCGCGCCGCGTACGACCGGTATGGCGAAGCGGGACTTCGTGGCGCCGGGGGCGGCGCGGGCGGATTCCATCACGTCGACCTTTCCGAAGCCCTGAACATCTTCATGCGCGATTTCGGCTTTGCCGATTTCTTCGGCGGCGGCGGACAGCGTCCGCAGACGGGGCCGAGCGCGGGCGCGGATGTGAAGGTGGACGTGAAGCTCACGCTGGCCGAAGTGGCGACGGGCGTGGACAAGATCGTGAAGCTCAAGCTGCTCGACCCGTGCGAGAAGTGCGGCGGGGCGGGGGCGGAGCCAGGCACGAAGCCGACGCGGTGCGTGACGTGCGGC comes from Gemmatimonadaceae bacterium and encodes:
- a CDS encoding glycosyltransferase, with amino-acid sequence MAAGGGMTPLSVLHVAYADVMGGASRASYRIHRALVDHAAALGISSRMQVAVKSSADDTIADGAAARSRLRRSVRYHLHRWRTRRFATTSDAFHAIAWPSTGFGAELARSDADLLHLHWLGRDVLSVEEIGALRQPIVWTLHDMWPICGAETYSDDRRFADGYTAVNRPSYERGPDLNRWTWQRKQRAWRRPMHLVCTSQWMADRVDRSALMRHWPVSVIPYPIDLAAYAPMEQGEARARLGLPADVPIILFGAIGGLADRRKGGDVLLDALTRLRREARIGGGDFHLVVFGQDQPTDAPRVEFPVHYAGALRDDASLRLHYAAADVMVVPSRQEALGQTACEAMACGTPVVASRVGGLSEVVAHCETGYLAGPQDAGALATGIEWVLSDRARRAALGASARAAAERRWQPERVARLYADVYHEVRRSIGS